From the Burkholderia glumae LMG 2196 = ATCC 33617 genome, one window contains:
- a CDS encoding cupin domain-containing protein, protein MSQRSETEPTGAARAPSGAPLPDTATPLLGNLTPSQFMRRHWQKKPLLIRQAIPGIVPPLSRDALFELAGDYDTESRLITHFRNRWQLAQGPFELDSLPSVSKREWTLLVQGVDLHDDAARALLERFRFIPDARLDDLMISYATDGGGVGPHFDSYDVFLLQVHGRRRWRIGAQQDLTLREDLPLKVLARFEPTDEWVLEPGDMLYLPPHIAHDGIAEGECMTCSIGFRAPSAGELTGQFLYYLAERGALRQGARAGELYRDPAQPPVDDPARLPAALVERVETILKGIRWTTRDVENFLGSYLSEPKSNVVFDAPERPLGEAAFVAQASRRGIRLDRKAALLYNARSYFINGEENPLAGNAKWLPELADRRHLGAKRFVTYSRHPLMTALLHEWYCAGWIRLGDLS, encoded by the coding sequence ATGTCCCAACGGTCCGAAACCGAACCGACGGGCGCTGCCCGAGCCCCGTCCGGCGCGCCCCTGCCCGATACCGCCACGCCGCTGCTCGGCAACCTGACGCCGTCGCAATTCATGCGCCGCCACTGGCAGAAAAAGCCGCTGCTGATCCGCCAGGCGATCCCGGGCATCGTCCCGCCGCTCTCGCGCGACGCGCTGTTCGAGCTGGCCGGCGACTATGACACCGAGTCGCGGCTCATCACCCATTTTCGTAACAGATGGCAACTGGCGCAGGGACCGTTCGAGCTCGACTCGCTGCCGTCGGTGAGCAAGCGCGAGTGGACGCTGCTGGTGCAAGGCGTGGACCTGCACGACGATGCCGCGCGCGCGCTGCTCGAGCGGTTTCGCTTCATCCCCGACGCGCGCCTCGACGACCTGATGATCTCCTACGCGACCGACGGCGGCGGCGTGGGTCCGCACTTCGATTCCTATGACGTATTCCTGCTGCAGGTGCATGGCCGGCGGCGCTGGCGCATCGGCGCGCAGCAGGACCTGACGCTGCGCGAGGACCTGCCGCTGAAGGTGCTCGCTCGTTTCGAGCCGACCGACGAGTGGGTGCTCGAACCCGGCGACATGCTCTATCTGCCGCCGCACATCGCCCATGACGGCATCGCCGAAGGCGAATGCATGACCTGCTCGATCGGCTTTCGCGCCCCGTCCGCGGGGGAATTGACGGGGCAGTTCCTCTACTACCTCGCGGAACGTGGTGCGCTGCGACAAGGCGCGCGCGCGGGCGAACTCTATCGCGATCCCGCGCAGCCGCCGGTCGACGATCCGGCGCGACTGCCGGCGGCGCTGGTCGAGCGCGTCGAGACGATACTGAAAGGGATCCGCTGGACCACGCGCGACGTCGAGAACTTCCTCGGCAGCTACCTCAGCGAGCCGAAATCGAACGTGGTGTTCGACGCCCCGGAAAGGCCGCTCGGCGAGGCCGCCTTCGTCGCCCAGGCGAGCCGCCGCGGCATTCGTCTCGACAGGAAAGCGGCATTGCTGTATAACGCGCGATCGTACTTCATCAATGGCGAAGAAAATCCGCTCGCCGGCAACGCGAAATGGCTGCCGGAATTGGCTGATCGACGTCATCTGGGGGCGAAACGCTTTGTAACATACTCCCGTCACCCCCTCATGACAGCCTTGCTGCACGAGTGGTATTGTGCGGGCTGGATCAGGCTGGGCGACCTGTCGTAA
- a CDS encoding EAL and HDOD domain-containing protein has translation MQAISVRKESDLVIFAKQAIVECNGKLFGHELLFRDRSGAVTTIVDDESATMAVLEAAIGHVGLHQVSPVGSFFINCSSEFLMSTIVHALPPHRFVLEILETCKLDRHLIRRCRQLKEAGFRLALDDVRELSPDIVDILPLIDIVKIDWPFTDPQQRRSMIDTVIGYGALALAEKIETSADRNYAVDSGCSLLQGFYFCRPQILSAQKMPADFEVVTQVLQSILDEESLSALAVKIERSPELCVELIRIANNCAATNRSRMRISSISHAISLAGTDTLMGWCALLLYRRESEPMFDPLTDLARSRAEQIGDMLAASGATPHQLSKGRLVGLLSLLHIRQGATAEDFWRPLSFDQEIKRALTVQEGWYGEALLAVAALERSFCLGEPSETASHGITTIPSHQERAATRGRG, from the coding sequence ATGCAGGCCATCAGTGTACGAAAGGAAAGCGATCTGGTGATTTTTGCCAAGCAGGCGATAGTCGAGTGCAACGGGAAACTCTTTGGTCACGAGCTTCTGTTCCGTGACCGGTCCGGCGCCGTGACGACCATTGTCGACGACGAGTCCGCGACGATGGCGGTGCTCGAGGCGGCAATCGGTCATGTAGGACTGCATCAGGTGTCGCCGGTGGGCAGTTTCTTCATCAACTGCTCGAGCGAATTTCTGATGTCGACCATCGTCCACGCGCTCCCGCCGCATCGCTTCGTTCTCGAAATCCTCGAAACCTGCAAGCTGGATCGTCATTTGATACGTCGTTGCCGGCAGTTGAAGGAAGCAGGCTTTCGCCTGGCCCTCGACGATGTGCGCGAGCTGTCGCCCGACATCGTGGATATTCTGCCGCTGATCGATATCGTCAAGATAGACTGGCCTTTTACCGATCCGCAGCAGCGCCGCAGCATGATCGATACCGTGATCGGCTACGGTGCGCTCGCCCTCGCCGAAAAGATCGAAACCAGCGCCGACCGCAATTACGCGGTGGATTCGGGGTGTTCGCTTCTACAGGGGTTTTATTTCTGCCGGCCCCAGATCCTATCGGCGCAAAAAATGCCCGCCGATTTCGAGGTAGTCACCCAGGTATTGCAGTCGATTCTCGACGAGGAAAGCCTGAGCGCCCTGGCGGTCAAGATAGAGCGAAGCCCGGAGCTCTGCGTTGAATTGATCCGCATCGCGAATAACTGTGCCGCCACCAATCGATCCCGCATGAGAATATCTTCGATCAGCCATGCTATCTCGCTGGCGGGCACCGATACGCTCATGGGCTGGTGTGCGCTGCTGCTGTATCGACGCGAGTCGGAGCCGATGTTCGACCCGCTCACGGATCTGGCTCGATCGCGCGCCGAGCAGATCGGAGATATGCTGGCCGCTTCAGGGGCCACGCCTCATCAACTCAGCAAAGGCCGCCTGGTTGGCCTCCTGTCGCTGCTGCACATCCGCCAGGGCGCCACGGCTGAGGATTTCTGGCGTCCGCTCTCGTTCGACCAAGAGATCAAGCGAGCACTCACGGTTCAAGAGGGCTGGTATGGAGAGGCGCTGCTAGCCGTCGCCGCGCTCGAACGGTCGTTCTGCCTCGGCGAGCCGAGCGAAACGGCTTCGCACGGCATCACGACGATCCCGTCGCATCAGGAACGCGCGGCAACCCGAGGGCGTGGCTGA
- a CDS encoding membrane protein, whose protein sequence is MRRLTDAHPRRPRAAPAMAAVLLAAALATAAVAAKAAPAAIARARAEPGYGFAVLSGVLAGPADEPAAQRLLAAIARDRGVAFVVYDGNLKGPHEVCSDAVYDARVALLKSSRVPVFYVPGQADWAACATREAGGYDAVERLDYLRQTFLSDSESFGVTPQPLTRESEVARFRPFRENIRWTQGDTVFVAINAPSPNNRYLTAGGRNGEFEDRAIANAFWIDHSAEFAKRRNARALVILVEGDPQFERYERERFAWLRFGHTRRDGFLEFKRALVKATSTFHGTILVIHASDEALRGGFRIDQPLHDEKGDRINNLTRIAIAPRDPFAQWIRITVNPARRPMFGVSVQAVPSNLPVPPALPLIPRDDTPLPQMPEIPAVPEIPDSAGASAVPGSVPASMPALPEGEDRPPSLPAAPR, encoded by the coding sequence ATGAGACGGCTCACTGACGCGCATCCTCGCCGCCCGCGCGCCGCGCCGGCGATGGCGGCGGTGCTGCTCGCGGCGGCGCTGGCCACGGCCGCCGTTGCCGCGAAAGCCGCGCCGGCCGCGATCGCGCGCGCGCGCGCCGAGCCTGGCTACGGGTTCGCGGTGCTGTCCGGCGTGCTCGCCGGCCCGGCCGACGAGCCGGCCGCGCAACGCCTGTTGGCCGCGATCGCGCGCGACCGTGGCGTGGCCTTCGTGGTCTATGACGGCAACCTGAAAGGCCCGCACGAAGTCTGCAGCGATGCGGTCTACGATGCGCGCGTCGCGCTGCTGAAGTCATCGCGCGTGCCGGTGTTCTACGTTCCCGGGCAGGCCGACTGGGCCGCCTGCGCGACGCGCGAGGCCGGCGGCTATGACGCGGTCGAGCGGCTCGACTATCTGCGCCAGACTTTCCTGTCGGATTCCGAATCGTTCGGCGTGACGCCGCAGCCGCTGACGCGCGAGAGCGAAGTCGCGCGCTTTCGTCCATTCCGCGAGAACATCCGCTGGACGCAGGGCGACACGGTGTTCGTCGCGATCAACGCGCCCTCGCCCAACAATCGCTACTTGACGGCGGGTGGGCGCAACGGGGAATTCGAGGATCGCGCGATCGCCAATGCGTTCTGGATCGATCATTCGGCCGAGTTCGCGAAACGCCGCAATGCGCGCGCGCTGGTGATCCTGGTCGAGGGCGATCCGCAGTTCGAACGCTACGAGCGCGAGCGCTTCGCATGGCTACGGTTCGGACACACCCGTCGTGACGGCTTTCTGGAGTTCAAGCGCGCGCTGGTGAAGGCCACCTCGACGTTCCACGGCACGATCCTGGTGATTCACGCGAGCGACGAGGCGTTGCGCGGCGGCTTTCGCATCGACCAGCCCCTGCACGATGAAAAAGGTGATCGCATCAATAACCTGACGCGCATCGCGATCGCGCCGCGCGATCCGTTCGCGCAATGGATCAGGATCACGGTGAACCCGGCCAGGCGGCCGATGTTCGGGGTGAGCGTGCAGGCGGTGCCGAGCAACCTGCCGGTGCCGCCCGCGCTACCGCTGATACCGCGGGACGACACGCCGTTGCCGCAGATGCCGGAGATTCCCGCGGTGCCGGAGATTCCGGATTCGGCCGGCGCATCGGCCGTGCCGGGCAGCGTGCCGGCATCGATGCCGGCCCTGCCGGAAGGCGAGGACCGGCCCCCTTCCCTGCCGGCCGCCCCGCGTTGA
- a CDS encoding FKBP-type peptidyl-prolyl cis-trans isomerase, whose amino-acid sequence MKIAKNTVVSVAYKLSDTQGNLIEESDEPMVYLHGGYDGTFPKIEEQLDGQEAGFETQVQLEPQDAFGDYDPELVKIESRDRFPEPLEVGMQFEGTPEDGDEEVDSLIYTVTDIAEDKVVLDGNHPLAGMALRFALSVKDVRAATEDEIAHEHAHGAEGLEIVDEDDDDEDDAPAQGRTLH is encoded by the coding sequence ATGAAAATCGCAAAAAACACCGTCGTGTCGGTCGCATACAAGCTGTCTGACACGCAAGGCAACCTGATCGAAGAGAGCGACGAGCCGATGGTCTATCTGCACGGCGGCTATGATGGCACGTTCCCCAAGATCGAGGAACAGCTCGACGGACAGGAGGCGGGCTTCGAGACGCAGGTGCAACTGGAGCCGCAGGATGCGTTCGGCGATTACGATCCGGAGCTCGTGAAGATCGAGTCGCGCGACCGCTTCCCCGAGCCGCTCGAGGTGGGCATGCAGTTCGAGGGCACGCCGGAGGACGGCGACGAGGAAGTCGATTCGCTGATCTATACCGTCACCGATATCGCCGAGGACAAGGTCGTGCTCGACGGCAATCACCCGCTCGCCGGCATGGCGCTGCGCTTCGCGCTGTCGGTCAAGGACGTGCGCGCGGCCACCGAGGACGAGATTGCGCACGAGCACGCCCACGGTGCGGAAGGCCTCGAGATCGTCGATGAGGACGATGACGACGAGGACGATGCGCCGGCGCAAGGCCGTACGCTGCACTGA
- the mutS gene encoding DNA mismatch repair protein MutS — MEKEVQEITEAKQQVTERDFSSHTPMMQQYLRIKSEHPDTLVFYRMGDFYELFYDDAEKAARLLDLTLTQRGASGGNPIRMAGVPHHAVEQYLAKLVKFGESVAICEQIGDPATSKGPVERKVVRVVTPGTLTDAALLSDKADVFLLALSLGHNKRGVVTNIGLAWLNLASGALRLAEIAPDELGAALERIRPAEILAGDGAIEAIPPGAGAVTRVPAWHFDVASGTQRLCSQLDVASLEGFGAHSLTSACGSAGALLLYAASTQGQQLRHVRSLKVETESEYIGLDPATRRNLELTETLRGTESPTLYSLLDTCCTTMGSRLLRHWLHHPPRASVAAQGRQQAIGALLEAAGAASLDNLRRALRQIADVERITGRLALLSARPRDLSSLRDTFAALPALRELVAPITQHADTLARLEAALAPPAGCADLLARAIAPEPAAMVRDGGVIARGYDTELDELRDISENCGQFLIDLEARERARTGIPNLRVEFNRVHGFYIEVTRGQTDKVPDDYRRRQTLKNAERYITPELKTFEDKALSAQERALSREKALYEALLQSLLPFIEDCQRVAAALAELDVLGAFAERARELDWVAPSFSDEIGIDIEQGRHPVVEAQVEQFIANDCRLGSDRKLLLITGPNMGGKSTFMRQTALIAMMAYVGSYVPAKSARFGPIDRIFTRIGAADDLAGGRSTFMVEMTEAAAILNDATPQSLVLMDEIGRGTSTFDGLALAWAIARHLLSHNGCYTLFATHYFELTQLPAEFPHAANVHLSAVEHGHGIVFLHAVDEGPANQSYGLQVAQLAGVPPAVIRAARKHLAHLEQQSAGQPTPQLDLFAAPPPVYDDAPDDGRPAAEYHETARPEPHPALARLRGIDPDELKPREALDLLYELHALAGRQGDDETAH, encoded by the coding sequence ATGGAAAAGGAAGTGCAGGAAATTACGGAAGCGAAACAGCAGGTTACGGAACGGGACTTTTCATCGCATACGCCGATGATGCAGCAGTACCTTCGCATCAAAAGCGAGCACCCGGACACGCTCGTCTTCTACCGGATGGGCGACTTCTACGAGCTGTTCTACGACGATGCCGAGAAGGCCGCGCGCCTGCTCGATCTGACCCTGACGCAGCGCGGCGCCTCGGGCGGCAATCCGATCCGGATGGCGGGCGTGCCGCATCACGCCGTGGAACAATATCTGGCGAAGCTGGTGAAGTTTGGTGAATCGGTGGCGATCTGCGAACAGATCGGCGACCCCGCCACCTCGAAAGGGCCGGTCGAGCGCAAGGTGGTGCGCGTGGTCACGCCCGGCACGCTGACCGACGCGGCGCTGCTGTCCGACAAGGCCGATGTGTTCCTGCTCGCGCTGAGCCTCGGCCACAACAAGCGCGGCGTGGTCACCAACATCGGCCTGGCCTGGCTGAACCTGGCGAGCGGCGCGCTGCGGCTCGCCGAGATCGCACCGGACGAACTCGGCGCCGCGCTCGAACGGATCCGCCCGGCCGAAATCCTCGCGGGCGATGGTGCGATCGAGGCGATACCGCCCGGCGCAGGCGCGGTCACGCGCGTGCCGGCCTGGCATTTCGACGTGGCCTCGGGCACCCAGCGGCTCTGCAGCCAACTCGACGTCGCCAGCCTCGAAGGCTTCGGCGCACACTCGCTGACGAGCGCCTGCGGCTCGGCCGGCGCGCTGCTGCTGTACGCGGCATCCACGCAGGGCCAGCAGTTGCGCCACGTGCGCAGCCTCAAGGTCGAGACGGAATCGGAATACATCGGCCTCGATCCCGCCACGCGCCGCAATCTCGAACTGACCGAAACGCTGCGCGGCACCGAGTCGCCCACGCTCTACTCGCTGCTCGACACCTGCTGCACGACGATGGGCAGCCGCCTGCTGCGCCACTGGCTGCACCACCCGCCGCGCGCCTCGGTGGCGGCGCAGGGCCGCCAGCAGGCCATCGGCGCGCTGCTCGAAGCGGCCGGCGCGGCGAGCCTCGACAACCTGCGCCGCGCGCTGCGCCAGATTGCCGACGTCGAACGCATCACGGGCCGCCTCGCGCTGCTGTCGGCCCGCCCGCGTGACCTGTCGAGCCTGCGCGATACGTTCGCCGCGCTGCCGGCGCTGCGCGAGTTGGTCGCCCCGATCACGCAGCACGCCGACACGCTCGCGCGCCTCGAGGCGGCGCTGGCGCCGCCCGCCGGCTGCGCGGACCTGCTCGCGCGCGCCATCGCGCCGGAACCGGCCGCGATGGTGCGCGACGGCGGCGTGATCGCGCGCGGCTACGACACCGAACTCGACGAGCTGCGCGACATCTCCGAGAACTGCGGCCAGTTCCTGATCGATCTCGAAGCGCGCGAGCGCGCACGCACTGGCATTCCGAACCTGCGCGTCGAATTCAACCGCGTCCACGGCTTCTACATCGAGGTCACGCGCGGCCAGACCGACAAGGTGCCCGACGACTATCGCCGCCGTCAGACGCTGAAGAACGCCGAGCGCTACATCACGCCCGAGCTGAAGACCTTCGAGGACAAGGCGCTATCGGCGCAGGAACGTGCGCTGTCGCGTGAAAAGGCGCTCTACGAGGCATTGCTGCAATCGCTGCTGCCGTTCATCGAGGACTGCCAGCGCGTGGCGGCTGCGCTCGCCGAACTCGACGTGCTGGGCGCGTTCGCGGAACGCGCGCGCGAGCTCGACTGGGTCGCGCCGAGCTTTTCCGACGAGATCGGCATCGACATCGAGCAGGGCCGCCATCCGGTGGTGGAGGCGCAGGTCGAGCAATTCATCGCGAACGACTGCCGGCTCGGCAGCGATCGCAAGCTGCTGCTGATCACCGGCCCCAACATGGGCGGTAAGTCGACCTTCATGCGGCAGACCGCGCTGATCGCGATGATGGCCTACGTCGGCAGCTACGTGCCGGCCAAATCGGCCAGGTTCGGCCCGATCGACCGGATCTTCACGCGCATCGGCGCGGCCGACGATCTGGCGGGCGGGCGCTCGACATTCATGGTGGAGATGACCGAGGCCGCGGCGATCCTCAACGACGCCACGCCGCAAAGCCTGGTGCTGATGGACGAGATCGGCCGCGGCACCTCGACCTTCGACGGCCTCGCGCTGGCCTGGGCGATCGCGCGCCACCTGCTTTCACACAACGGCTGCTACACGCTGTTCGCGACGCACTACTTCGAACTCACGCAGTTGCCGGCCGAGTTTCCGCATGCCGCCAACGTCCACCTGTCGGCGGTCGAGCACGGCCACGGCATCGTGTTCCTGCATGCGGTCGACGAGGGACCGGCCAACCAGAGCTACGGCCTGCAGGTGGCGCAGCTGGCGGGCGTGCCGCCCGCGGTGATCCGCGCGGCACGCAAGCATCTCGCCCATCTCGAACAGCAGTCGGCGGGCCAGCCCACGCCGCAGCTCGACCTGTTCGCCGCACCGCCTCCCGTCTACGACGACGCGCCGGACGACGGCCGCCCCGCCGCCGAATACCACGAGACGGCCCGGCCCGAACCGCATCCGGCGCTGGCGCGGCTGCGCGGCATCGATCCCGACGAGCTGAAGCCGCGCGAAGCGCTCGATCTGCTCTATGAACTGCACGCGCTGGCCGGCCGGCAAGGCGACGATGAGACGGCTCACTGA